In one Haloplanus salinus genomic region, the following are encoded:
- a CDS encoding argininosuccinate synthase has translation MTRVALAFSGGLDTTVCVPLLEEEWGYDEVVGVTVDVGQPAEEFAEAEETAAALDLEHHVVDATEEFAAMCMESVRANATYQGYPLGTALARPVIAEAILDVAKERNCDAVAHGCTGKGNDQLRFEAVWRASDLEVIAPVRELGLTREWEIEYAAEKELPVEGGNEGVWSIDTNLWSRSIEGGDLEQPGYVPGEEIYDWTRAPAGDAEEIELTFENGYPVAVDGEGMAPIALIDHLNEVAGKYGVGRTDMMEDRMLGLKVRENYEHPAATTLLNAHETLESLVLTKEERDFKRLVDDEWSQKGYEGLVDAPLMEALEGFIEATQTRVTGTVTIRFEGGQARPVGRDSEYAVYDESFASFNTEDVGDITQADATGVAKYHGFQERLAATVLAKAKEEE, from the coding sequence TCGATACGACAGTATGCGTCCCACTTCTCGAAGAGGAGTGGGGGTACGACGAGGTCGTCGGCGTCACGGTCGACGTCGGACAACCCGCCGAGGAGTTCGCCGAGGCCGAGGAGACGGCCGCGGCGCTGGATCTGGAACACCACGTCGTGGACGCGACCGAGGAGTTCGCGGCCATGTGCATGGAGTCGGTGCGCGCCAACGCCACGTACCAGGGCTACCCGCTCGGGACGGCGCTGGCGCGGCCGGTCATCGCCGAGGCCATCCTCGACGTGGCGAAAGAACGGAACTGCGACGCCGTCGCCCACGGCTGTACGGGGAAAGGGAACGACCAACTCCGCTTCGAGGCCGTCTGGCGCGCCTCCGATCTGGAGGTCATCGCCCCCGTGCGCGAACTCGGCCTGACCCGGGAGTGGGAGATCGAGTACGCCGCGGAGAAGGAGCTGCCAGTCGAGGGCGGCAACGAAGGTGTCTGGAGCATCGACACGAACCTCTGGAGTCGCTCCATCGAGGGCGGCGACCTCGAACAGCCGGGTTACGTCCCCGGCGAGGAGATTTACGACTGGACGCGGGCGCCGGCCGGCGACGCGGAAGAAATCGAGCTTACCTTCGAAAACGGCTACCCCGTCGCCGTCGACGGCGAAGGGATGGCCCCTATCGCCCTGATCGACCACCTCAACGAGGTGGCCGGCAAGTACGGCGTCGGGCGTACGGACATGATGGAGGATCGGATGCTCGGCCTGAAGGTGCGCGAGAACTACGAGCATCCGGCGGCGACGACGCTGCTCAACGCCCACGAGACCCTGGAGTCGCTCGTGCTCACCAAAGAGGAGCGCGACTTCAAACGCCTCGTCGACGACGAGTGGTCCCAGAAGGGGTACGAGGGGCTCGTCGACGCGCCGCTGATGGAGGCGCTGGAGGGCTTCATCGAGGCGACACAGACGCGGGTTACCGGCACCGTCACCATCCGGTTCGAGGGCGGCCAGGCCCGCCCGGTCGGCCGCGACAGCGAGTACGCCGTCTACGACGAGTCCTTCGCCTCGTTCAACACGGAGGACGTCGGCGATATCACGCAGGCCGACGCGACGGGCGTCGCGAAGTATCACGGCTTCCAGGAGCGCCTCGCCGCGACGGTGCTCGCGAAGGCCAAAGAGGAGGAGTAG
- the lysX gene encoding lysine biosynthesis protein LysX gives MHVGLLYSRIRRDEKLLLSELRERDHEVTKIDVRKERFNIREAPEAFDDVDIAIDRCLATSRSRYVTRFLDAYGIPVVNAADTAELCADKVQNSLVLEAAGVPTPNTDVAFTTDSALESIEAFGYPCVLKPVIGSWGRLMAKVDSRSAAEAILEHKATLGHYEHKVFYIQEFVEKPGRDIRVVATDGEPVAAMTRSSDHWLTNAAKGGEVNRFEITDEVAELVERASDAVGGGLLGVDLMETGDSYTVHEVNHTVEFKALDSCVDFDVPAAIVDWLETKAQREAPA, from the coding sequence GTGCACGTCGGCCTCCTCTACTCACGGATCAGGCGGGACGAGAAGCTCCTGCTCTCGGAACTGCGGGAGCGCGACCACGAGGTGACGAAAATCGACGTGCGGAAGGAGCGGTTCAACATCCGCGAGGCGCCCGAAGCGTTCGACGACGTGGACATCGCGATCGACCGCTGTCTCGCCACCAGCCGCAGTCGGTACGTCACGCGCTTTCTCGACGCCTACGGGATTCCGGTCGTCAACGCCGCGGACACCGCCGAACTCTGTGCGGACAAGGTGCAAAACAGCCTCGTCCTCGAGGCGGCGGGCGTGCCCACGCCCAACACCGACGTGGCCTTCACTACCGACAGCGCCCTCGAATCCATCGAGGCCTTCGGCTACCCCTGCGTCCTCAAACCCGTCATCGGGTCGTGGGGACGCCTGATGGCCAAGGTGGACTCCCGGAGCGCCGCCGAAGCGATTTTGGAGCACAAGGCCACCCTCGGCCACTACGAGCACAAAGTGTTCTACATCCAGGAGTTCGTCGAGAAGCCCGGCCGCGACATCCGCGTCGTCGCCACGGACGGCGAACCGGTCGCCGCGATGACCCGGAGCTCCGACCACTGGCTCACCAACGCCGCGAAGGGCGGCGAAGTCAACCGGTTCGAGATCACCGACGAGGTGGCCGAGTTGGTGGAACGCGCCTCTGACGCCGTCGGCGGCGGTCTGTTGGGCGTCGACCTGATGGAGACCGGTGACTCCTACACCGTCCACGAGGTGAACCACACGGTTGAGTTCAAGGCGCTCGACTCCTGTGTCGACTTCGACGTGCCCGCCGCCATCGTCGATTGGCTCGAAACGAAGGCCCAGCGGGAGGCGCCGGCATGA